The Candidatus Rokuibacteriota bacterium sequence CTCGCCATAGAGCGGATGAACTGGCAACCGGATCGTCGCCATCGGCCCGCTCGCGAGCTCACCCGTCCGAGGCCGAAGGGGCTTCGTCGCGTTCTGCTTGGCCTTGGTAGTGCGCTTTGTCTTAGTTTGTCTGGTGCTTCGCAGCGGGCTGCAATTGAATATCCACTTCCACACGCTCGTGCTCGACGGCGCCTTCAGCGAGACTCGACCCGGACACCTCACCTTTCACCCTGCACCCCTCCCGAGCGACGAGGACGTGGCGCACGTCCTCGCCACCGTCCGTGCCCGCGGGGGACGGCGGCTCGCCCGCCGCCAGCTCGAGCCTGCAGATGACCGCGCGCCGCCCGATCCCCTCAGCGAGCCCTCGCCCGGGCTGGCCGGTCTCGTCCGCGCCGCCGTCCAGGGCCGCGTCGCCCTCGGTCCCCGCGCCGGCGCTCGCGTCCGGCGCGTCGGCGACGAGCCGGCGTTGGACCCCGTCAGCTCCCGCGGGCCCCGCCAGGCCCAGCTCGACGGCGTCGATCTCCACACCCGCGTCTGGGTCCCCCCCACCGATCGCGCCCGCCTCGCACAGCTCTGCCGCTACCTCCTCCGCCCCCCGCTCGCCCAGGCCCGCGTCCCGCTCCGGCCCGACGGGCGTGTCCTCGTCACGCTGCAGACGGTCTGGCGCGATGGCACCTCGCCTCGCCTCTTCGAGCCCATCGAACTGCTGGAGACGCTCGCCGCGATCACGCCTCGCCCGGCGATCACCTTGGTGCGCTAGCACGGCGTCCTCGCCCCGCAGGCGCGCTGGCGCTCACAGGGCGTCCGCGACGGCCGCGCGTCCCCTGA is a genomic window containing:
- a CDS encoding transposase: MLRSGLQLNIHFHTLVLDGAFSETRPGHLTFHPAPLPSDEDVAHVLATVRARGGRRLARRQLEPADDRAPPDPLSEPSPGLAGLVRAAVQGRVALGPRAGARVRRVGDEPALDPVSSRGPRQAQLDGVDLHTRVWVPPTDRARLAQLCRYLLRPPLAQARVPLRPDGRVLVTLQTVWRDGTSPRLFEPIELLETLAAITPRPAITLVR